From Oxyura jamaicensis isolate SHBP4307 breed ruddy duck chromosome 26, BPBGC_Ojam_1.0, whole genome shotgun sequence:
CTAATAAAACAGCAAGTTATGAATACCTAATAAAACAGCAAGCTGTGAGAACATACTCATGACACAGGCCTGAATTTATTagagataatattttttaacatttatttctttcatctcttctctttttgtcaATATAACATACTAAAGTGTTTAGCATTTTTCCTACataattcctttgttttccattttttcagttcagtaacCTTTTAAACCTGATCTTTTGGAAAAGCtggagaataaagaaaaaattcttaTAAGTGACCgctttttgtatgttttcagattttctccATTTATAAGAAGTTTTAAAGTGATGGAATGGCTGACTGGGATTCATTTTAGCTAACTCTGGCTGCATTCACATATGTCAAGCATAGTCAGAGAGGTTGACTTTCCATAAGTAGAGAGGCAACTCTCTAGCTTATACCTTATAGAAAACATGTTTAGAACTGGAAAAAAGGCTTCTCAGATGGACTATTATCTATCTATTTACTAACAGATTATAAAAGAAGCCTCAGTGAATAGGCCAAGAACTTCACTTAGAACCCAAGTGAAGGAAGATGAATCCCACACAGAATTATCTTCTCTAGCTCTGCAATGTTCCCAAACAATAGGAAAAAGCTACAGAttgtaaataaaagtgaaaaggCTGTGTTcaaattagaaaacagaaaaaggaaaataaagtttacaAAAGCAATATATAACAATTGCAATTTAAATGAGAATGaatcaaaatgtttaattccAAAACTACctctaaaaaataaactgaaaactcTACTTCtcaatgtaaacaaaacaaaacaaaacacaaggtCAACGGAACATATATGTGGCTTCTGCCTGGTGATCATGATTGTGGCATAGCTCCATGGTGGGGTGTGGGGGGCAAAATGTAAATCCATATGGAAATGCAGTTTTGAGGGTTCTTGTATAGTAATAACAGGAGCTAAACACAGTCTGTTATACAGTTTTACCTTCAGAATTTCTTGATGAGGTAACTAAGTAACATACTCTAGAAGAGCAATGTAGTACTTGTCGCTGTGCTACAGCCTGGGACTCTAAAGAAAGTCATCGCAGACAGCTACAGACCATGTCTTCATCTAGTTACCTACAGAACAATCTTGCTCACACTGAAAGCAGCCCACTAGACTTACCAACACTGGAATCAGCTTCAATGAAAGCTTCAagctctgcagcttctcctgggCCACAGTCATTGAGGGCTCTCACACGTAAGAAGTACAGCTCCCTGTTTTGCAGGCCTTTAACTGTGTAAGTGGTCGTCTCTATAGGAAGAACATTGCATTTGGTCCAGTCGAGGTTGTTAGAAGACCGTATCTCCACGTCATAGCCTTTCACATCATTCCCATCTTTTGCTTCGGGTCTCTTCCATGTTAGGGTGACACTAGTGCTGTCACTGCTGGTCACCGCCAGGTCCCTCACTTGACCTGGAGGTtctgaaaagataaattttatttaaactattGTTCTAGTATTCCTTCtctatcccccccccccccctttttttttcagttacagcATCACACAAGAAACCCTTCCATTCCTTCCTCATGAAGATAGAGGATTCTCACCCATGAAACATTCCCCAGTTATTTGATCTTTCTCTTTTACAAAGCACTTACAAACATTGCCTGTGCGATAACACCCCCAGTCTACATTCGGCTTTACATATTCCCAAGCCAGGATAGCAGCTGTTCACTTACTCGTGGAATCTCGAGCAAAGACGGGCTGTGACGGTGCACTGATATCTCCTACACCAGAAGCATTGACAGCTGCCACACAAAACTCATACTGCAGACCCTTCTTGAGATCGgtcattttcagtttcttatctgcagaatgaaaacaagcacGTTGGCTCAGGTGAGCAGTACTCCAACACGAAGTGGCAAGACAACAATGTTCTACTTTACTGCATCCATGCAGAACTACAGACTGAATAATTCTGAGGAGCCAAGTACAAATGCTGTCTCCAGTTCCCTTGCCCTTCCTTGTCCTAGTGTATACATACTGCTGATATGTGTTCATTGTattctctttcaaaacaaacagcctCTGAGAGCTATTATTAAGTTACAGAAAGGATATCAATTGTTTTTGCTCATGATATAAACCTAAAGTCTCCTGTACTACCAGGTAAGAGGTCCTAGTCTGCACCTGATGGATAATTGATAGCTATAGTCCAAACACATTTAGGAGCTTTTTTATATCACTTGTGTTTCTTTACCTTCCCTGCATTTTTAAGTTCCTCCCTGTCTAGTTCTTAGCATGAGGATTAAGGACAGTAGTCCTGCACATGAAATTAAGACTTCAGTTCCAGAGATTGAAGACATCAGTTTATCTACAAAGGAGCTACATCCCAAGATGCAGCAGCAATCTTCTCTACATTCTTCTCCAGCCATAGGCTTACACTTTCTAGAAAAGGTTATATACAGTTAAATGCCTGGAGAAGGTTTATAATCCAAGAGCTATATAagataaaaaggtaaaatttcaGACAGGGTTAATATGGTTGCAATAGGGACAATCAGCAGGCCAAGAactcaaaaggaaaagcactgaTGTGGAAAAGTATAAAGATACTACGCAGAAAGCAGGGAGACAGCATTGCTGCAAAGCATGTTACTTTCTGAACCCAGCTGAACTTTTGGCTTTTTTCAAGTCTTCCATCCTGTCCCAGGATTTAAGTAAGCTACCTACCTGCTATGGGCACACTGTTGACTGGCACCCAGGTCATGGTACCCTTCTTGCGTTTTTGAACGATGTATCCCACGATTCGGGAGCTGCCAGTTCTACGAGGTGTTTTCCAGGATATTGTGATGGTGTCTTTGCTGACACTGATGATCTCAGGGGGGTCTGGGGCACCAGGTGTAGCTGGAAAGAGAACAGCATTTCATTATTAGCAGATACACTTGCAAAATAAGGAAGTGTTCTCAGtcatttcttcttccaagtTTCCCCAATGTATTTGTATGAACATGCTTTGAAAACATGACTAAGACCTGAAGTTGTGTATGCTGTTCCCTACAGAACATCCAAAATGCAGTGAGTTTCCTTTCATGCCAGCTTTGATAATCAATTTCCCATAGGGTTGTAGAACACAGTTACAAAAAGTTATTCCTTACCTTTACTGGCAGCCTTTACTTCCTCTGATTCCAGTGCATCGCTGGTTCCCTCTGCATTCACAGCCCTCACCCTGAAGTAGTAGCTCATGTCTCGTTCTACTTTGTTGGTAGTGAAAGTAGTACAGCTCCTGGGGGTTTCCCCAAGAGCCACCCAGTCGCTCTTGCCTACCTCCTGCCTCTCAACGATATAGCTTTGCACTGGTTTGCCCCCATCATCCTTTGGGGATTTCCACTGAATCGTGATTTCATTTGCCGAGCTTTCTACAATTTTCATGGGTCCTGCAGGTGGCTGTGGCTTGTCTGAAAGGAAGAACACAAGCGAGTTAGCTCCAGATCCAAATGCATTCCTGGGTTTGGAGCAGACACTGTTTCTTGCTCACCAGCTGGGACACTCAGTTTCTGATGGTACATATGGCTAGTTGCAGAATGAGGGCCAAGCCCTGAACTGCCTCTTCAAACATCCACTCCTCTCACTTTTCATAAGGGTGTAGGAAGCTATGCACTTGCTCCACGAGTGATTGTTCCCATACAAATTGTACCAAGACAGCTCGCTTATAAAGTATTCAAAAGTCAACTGATGAGGCtgtccaaaaccaaacaagatTTGTGGCATCTTGTATTAAGGGGTAAGAAACACGTCAACAACTTTTGCTTGTATCTTAATTTACTGGAAAATTACATAGCCTTGTTCATCTTGGAATAGCCAGTAGTCCTAAATAAGGTTGTGACGAGTGTTACTGGTTCCGCTTCCTAACCCTTACAATAAAAGCCACTGTAGATGTTATGGGGTCTTACCTGTTACCTCAACCTTTAGGTCGATATCTAAGATGCCACTGTCGTTCTTCAGCCTGACTTTGTAATCCCCACGGTCCTTTCTCTCAGTGTTGGAGATGGACAGCATAGTATAGGTGTCTGTTTTATCAACACGAATCCTTGAGTCATCTGCTAGCTCCATTTTGTCCTTTAGCCATGTTGCTCTGACTGGCAGCCGGCCTTCAAAAGGGATCTTGatctgtattttctcccctgcCTTGGCCACAGTAGGAACACTTGTTAAGTTTTTCAGGAGAACTTTGTCAACCTGTGGAGGATCTAAGCAGATAATACAAAGTCATTAAAAACCACAGTCCAAAGAGGATAAGGCCAACCTCGGAGCGGAGAGCTTCTCTACGTTCATTGTTGCTGTATATTTCAAGCATATATTccacaatatatttatttggttCTTTAGGGACTTATCCAACCTGAAAAAGTGAAGTTCGTGATTCTGCAAACTAATTGACCTTCACATTTATTGTTACCAGCAGCActtcacacacatgcatgcaacTTTGCTACAGGTAATTTGCACAAAGTATTCATGATATCATACTGTCCTTTTCACTATAGCAAGTTTTGCGTAGGCAACGTATTAcacacaagaatgaagattccTTTTTGATAAAGTCATATGTGTGCACCCACAATCTTTGAGTTAGTAGTAGAAGCTAGTCATAAAGGCTCCCTAGTTAAATTTTTATGCACCAACaagtaacaaaaacatttcccatATTGATGGGTATTATAATAAAGTCTCAATAACCAACTATAGGTCCTGAGGGAATGTATTGCATCACTCACCTTCAACAAAAATTGAAGCTTCAGTTTTTATATCTCCAGCTTCAAACCTGTATTTCCCAGCATGAATATCTTCCACTTTGCTAAAAATTAGTTTGTGGACTAGACCTTGCTTTTCAAATAAGACACCATCCATGCTTGTTAACTACAAGATAAAACACAGGGACCCATgcttaataaaaaaacaagaagacaaTCCAAACAGGCAAGAATTTGAAGTGTAATCGAAACGATTTATGAATGTCACGTGAGTTTAATTACAGTAACATTCTGGGACTATTTATCTGGTAACTAATTCACCACCATATTCCCCACAAAGGCTTGAATCAAagaccattaaaataaatggtaatTCTAATTTGACCTCTGATCTTAAAACGTTATCTCCGAACCTTCACTTCCTATTCTTAATGCTGACACTTTAGCCCAGGCTCAAGGATGACACCTTGGAAATCCTACAGTATCATATGGATCCCACAATTTGAACTAGTCTGTTATGATCTTTTGGGATATGGAATGTGATGTCTATCCTTGATTTTAAGCACTAATTTGAAAGAGGACTTTTGGCGTTATACCTGCCTGAAGATCATTTGAAgatcctttttattattattattatttttttcatatttttctcatgcacaaaagaaaagaaaaaggatttgaTTTCAAGTAAAAGACCCATGTCATCTTCCATGGAAAGGAATAGAAAACACAAAGCGTCCTGTTGTCAGCAAGAATGGACATATCTTCCAGCAGGAAGGCAAAGAAATCTCAGTCAGTTTCTAACAGGAATTTTAGCTTAAGCTCCTGCAGAAGTCTTCTAGGGCCATGCTGAGACCATAGTAAGACTGGCAGAGGGAAAGACACCTCAGCATGATACTCAATAAGAGGCAGAGccagagagcagagcactgTTAGCCAAAGAAAAAAGTAGCTACAGGACACCGACCTTTAATCCATCTTTAAACCAGGTTCCTGTCACATCTTCTTTATTGACAGCACAAGACAGCTCAGCTGGCTCCCCTTTCTGGACTCGGACATCAATTAGCTGCTTGTTGACATGACAGCGTGGTGCTAAAtgtccagaaaagaaaatgttgaaaagatGCTAATTCTGTCTTACACTGACAGAGAATAATGTAcacaaaaatacacatgcatGTGAGGAGAagagagcttttaaaatacGCATAACTGTATCATGACGggcttttaatttaattttattttttaaaccatgaCACTGTGAGCCCGCTAGCATAAACTCATGGCATTGAAGGGACATGCCAGCTGGCCTGCATGCAATATAGTCCCTACATCAACCTAATCAACAATGGATTAATCACAAATCACATTATCCACTACATATTTGCTATTTGAAGTCTATGCTAATTGTCTTGTCTCCCTCTACagccagtggggaaaaaaaaaaaaaaaaaaaaaaaggctcctcTGGAACATGTACAATGTCCTCCTtaactgttcttttcctttgtattgACCAGCCACAGGGCTGCCTAAACGGTCCCCCAGAACAGCCCCAGACACCCCCTGCATTCAActttcccttccccagttcATCCTTGTTAACGTCCTCATCTCCTCTCTAACAAACATCCCAATTCTATTCACTCTTTCCTAATCGACTCCCAGTTTTGCAGGTTTTACTTCcttatttgtatttatgttaTGGTGCCCTTGATAAATTCTATCTTGGTCAGCAGGGCCACAAGGCAAGTACTCCCTTTCATCACATATatgaaatttctcatttttacagtttttgaCATTGCTATCTTGATAGTGCAGCCACTGGTAAGATTTAAATGGCTGCATATACATTATTCTTTCAATAAATGTAACTCGTTATTTCTAAAGTTACAAGAGAAAACGAGTTCTTTAGATTGTATTAGATTATGTGCACACACAGCCTAGTTAGGTACAGAGTAGTTCCCAGGTCTCACAGAAACCAAATCTTTGCAAAAGATGTATGTatgaatgaaaaagagaaacagtatGGTTTAAATTGGAGCAATGTCAAAGAAACAAAGCCCTATTCTTTGAAACTATATGGGAAATAATGGTTGTGAACTCAAGTCTCTTCCATTTGgatttgaataatttatttgaatgaatgaatgataCCTGTATTTAGATATCATACCACAATTATATCTATCCATATACGCTGCATTGAAAACTGTACAGTTAGACCAGTACCCAAACAAGCCAGCTCTATAGACATTATTCTGTTGTCAGTTCACAATTAGCAAAATCATACCCTCTGTCCAAGAGCGTTtaccaaacacttcttgaactccagcaggctcggtgaCATGAGcgtgtccctggggagcctgtccctgtgcccaaccacctctgggtgcagaacctctCCCTAACCCCcaccctgaccctcccctgtcccagctccatgccatcccctcgggtcctgtcgctgtccccagagagcagagctcagcgcctgccccccTGCTaccctcgtgagggagctgcaggccgccatgaggcctcccctcggcctgctctgctctgggtcGAACAAACCAAGgcacctcagccgctcctcacacaTCTTCCCctcaggcccttcaccatcttgtAGCCCCCCTTTGGGCACTCTGTAGTAGCTTTAAGTTCTTCTGatattgtggcacccaaaactgcatgcagtactcgaggtgaggctgtgccagcacacagcagagcaggacaatcccttccctcgaccggctggcagcactgtgcctgatgcaccccaggacacagTTGTCCCTTCTGTCTGCCAGGACACACTGATGGGTCACGTTCAACTTGCTGCtgaccagaacccccagatccctgtctgtggggctgctctccagcctgtcgTCCCCCAGTCTGTGTAAAACCCAGGTTGCTCCAACCCAcgtgcagaatccagcacttgctcttgttagTAACAAAACACAAGGATCAGCGATACAAAAGTAATCAATTAAACACATACCTCTCAGATCATCTAGGCGATAATGTCTTCTTTTCTCTGTACTTTCCGTATTCTTCAagaaatcatttgttttaatatccaGGCTGGGTAGCTGTTTTCTCTGGTTTATTGAGGAGGGTCCACCATAAAGATCTGATGTCTGATCATAACCTGGTGAACCTTGACCGAAAACACCTGGCTTCCTCCCATCACCCATTCTGTTATGAGATttgccccctgcccctccaaCAGCCAAATCTGTGCCATAACGGGAACCTAACTGTCCTAAATCTCTGTCCTCACCCCTACTATCCCTTTGACCTGATTCTTTGTCCTGGGATGAGCCTCTGTGGCCTGGTCCTCTGAAATCAGCAGCAGTTCTCTTTCCAGCTTCACCTCGTGCAGATTTGCCAGGACGTGAATCAGGCCCGTATTCCCCACCCATTCCAACAGCTCCTGCCATACCTTCTGTACCCCAGGCTGAATGCAAGtccctcccagcacctcccaaCCTGCCAACACCACCGGCTCCAGCCCTGGCTCCAGCTGACCCCCCATCCTTTCCATATGCAGACCCAGCACCTTGTATGGCAGAGCCACCAACACCCCTACCTTCTGAGGATAAGCCcgctcctcctgctccacctcCATATCCTTGAACACTGCTCAGCCCAGCATCCTGACCAGCTAAACCTGAACCACCAACACCAGCCCCAGCCGGGAGACCATCCTTTCCATAGGGAGATCCAGCACCACCAAAACCAcctccaccagcaccaccaaCACCAGCCCCAGTTCCCATTCCCACTGGAAGGCCATCTTTTCCATATGGAGATCCAACACCTCCCAAACCAcctgcaccagcaccaccaACACCAGTCCCAGCTGGGAGACCATCCTTTCCATAGGGAGAACCAATGCCTGCTGCACCACCTGCACCAGCACCACCCACTCCAGCAGGGAGACCATCCTTTCCATAGGGAGATCCAACACCTCCCAAACCATctgcaccagcaccaccagcgtCAGCCCCAGATGGGAGACCATCCTTTCCATAGGGAGACCCAACACCTCCCAAGCCAcctgcaccagcaccaccagcgccagctccagcagggagaCCATCCTTTCCATAGGGAGATCCAACATCTCCCAAGCCAcctgcaccagcaccaccagcgccagccccagctccagcagggagaCCATCCTTTCCATAGGGAGACCCAACACCTCCCAGACCAGctgcaccagcaccaccagtgccagccccagctccagcagggagaCCTTCCTTTCCATAGGGAGACCCAACACCTCCTAAACCAcctgcaccagcaccaccagcaccagtCCCAGCTGGAAGGCCATCCTTTCCATAGGGAGAACCAATACCTGCTGCACTACCTCCACCAGCACCACCCACTCCAGCTGGGAGACCATCCTTTCCATAGGGAGAACCAACACCTCCCAGACCACCTacaccagctccagctgggagaCCATCCTTTCCATAGGGAGAAGCATCACTTGCTGTACCAcctgcaccagcaccaccagccccaggTCCCATTCCCACTGGAAGGCCATCCTTTCCATAGGGAGAACCAACACCTCCCAAACCACCTGCACCAGCTCCACCAACACCagtcccagctccagctgggaggCCATCCTTTCCATAGGGTGATCCAGCACCTCCAAAACCGCCTACACCAGCACCACCAACACCAGCCCCAGCTGGAAGACCATCCTTTCCATAGGGAGAACCAACTCCCCCTGCACCAGCTAAACCTGAACCACCAACACCAGCCCCAGCCGGGAGACCATCTTTTCCATAGGGAGATCCAGCACCACCAAGACCACCTACACCGGCCCCACCATCACCAGCCCCAGTTCCCATTCCCACTGGAAGGCCATCTTTTCCATAGGGAGAGCCAGTTCCTCCTGCACCACCTATACCAACCCCAGCTGGGAGACCATCCTTTCCATAGGGAGACCCTACACCACCAAAGCCATCCACACCTGTACCACTGGCACCAGGTCCCATTTCCACTGGAAGGCCATCTTTTCCATAAGGAGAGCTAATTcctcctgcaccagctgcaCCAACACCAGCCCCAGCTAGGTGACTATCCTTTCCATAGGGAGATCCTACACCACCAAAGTCATCTACACCTGTACCACCAGCCCCAGTTCCCATTCCCATTGGAAGGCTGTCTTTTCCATAGGGAGAGCCAACACCTCCAAAACCACCtacaccagcaccaccagccccagctccatcTGGGAGACCATCCTTTTGATAGGGTGATCCCATTTGTCTTCCGGCTCCATCAGCTCTACCCCAatttccagctccagccccaggtTCACCTGATTGTCCATGTTTACCGTAAAACCCTCCCATTTTACCTGCAGTAGCATTATCAACATCTGCCCCAAGTGGCAGACCATCTGGACCATAGAGTACGCCCATTTCTCCTGCAGAACCATCACCTGCACCACTTCTAGCCCCATCTCCAGCTGGGAGACCATCTGGGCCATACAGCAAGCCAGATCTTCCTGCCTGACCTACATGACCACCAGCATCAACTGTTAAGCCATCCTTGCCATACGGAGCCCCtacttctccttctctttttatatCGACTCCATTCACACCAGCCACAGTAGGCAGACCATCCTTGCTATAGGGGGATCTTATTCCTCCTGCAGTCTCAGTACCTGCAGCATTCTTACCAGATCTAGTCCTACCTAGCATATCATCCTTGCCATACAGGGAATGCTTGTCTCCCACTCTGCTGGAATCAGGATCAAGTCCATCTAACACAGAACTTCCATCAGTAGCACCTAATCTCTTGATACCACCAAAGCCAGCTCTAGAACTATTATCACCTACTTTATCATTTTTGTCATGCCAAGAGTCCATACCTTCTGCATCATCCATGTCAACATCAACTGCATCCGACATGCCCTCATCTCTGCCATCCACAGAACACCATTCaactgctcctcctgctctaTCATCAGTATTTGCTTTACCTGTCATAGAATCCTGGCTGTGTACAGGCCTTAAACCTTTCTTCCCTCCTAAAATTTTTAGTCTAATGTTACTATCATCATCTGTCATTGATTCCCCATCTCTCTCTGCTCCAGAATACTGCCCGGGCCCCATTGTTCCATCTCTGTAGGTTTTGCGTAGCCCCTCTTTTCCCAGAAATATACGTCCTTCTTCATCAACATTAGTAGAGTAGCCTTGACTGCCTTCTTGGCCATTTCTGTACCAGTTATCTTTTTCCATGCCAGCATGCATAAGATGATCTTTATCACTAAGATGTTCTCCGTGTTTAGGTTTCTTAGCTTTATCTGTCAATCTTTCTTTCCGCCAGccagatttctctttttcacctCCTTCATCctgtctcttttttcctttgggatcTGTATATATGGTTtgattgaaggaaaaaaaaatacagcaaaagagagaaaacaacaaacaatcAACACCATGTACTGCATcaacaaagaaaattcattaGCATGTTATCATTTCTAAGACACTGAAACATAACACATTTAAATGAACTTAAATTCAGttaaaaccctttttttttcattgctgtacTAAGACATAACCTTACATTTCTTAGTTAAGACAACaattatttttagctgaaaCATGCTtgttaacaaacaaaaaaaaagaaaaaaaaaaagaagaaatgggagATCAGGGCAAACCCAGCATGATAGATCCAACTTAGAGGGGCTTAAGTGGTATCTGGGACTCTTTGGTTCCTTTTACCTTCTCCCTCCAGCCCTGAAGAAGTTGCAGAATATCCCCCACCCAGAGTGGTCATCAGTTCCCACCCTTCAATTAGAATCTCATGGCTACTGTGGCAGCTTGCACATTTGGCATTTCGGCACTTGAGAGATCTCCAAGCCGAAGACTAAAGATTCTGGTTCTGTGAACAGCTTTGTATTAAACTCATAATTCAGACTTTTCTGAGACAAAAAGTGGAGCTAGAAGGTCATGgactgtgtttgttttcacccTAGATATAATTTCTGTAGATTGCTGACAGGTCAATGAAGTCACCAGGCAGTTGCTTTTTATCTCATACTCAGCAACCTGTTTCTGATGGGTTACCAAAAAAGGTCTCTATGAAAGGCaccagcttttgctgcagcaggaactcaaaaccaaaacaactgCACTtgagaataaaagaatataaGCCAGCTAACTATTAATCTGAATCATAGTGAAGATTGAATCATACAATATCAAAGTTGGAtgggacccacaaggatcatcaagctCAACTtctgggtccccaaaggaccacattaaaaaaaaaaaaatcacgtgtcttcttgaactctgtcaggcttggtgccatgaccatgtccctggggagcctgttccagtgcctgaccaccctcagGTGATGgaccttttcctgatatccagcctgaatcTGCTTCCACTGGAAGGCATATTTCCCATCTTCCTCTGACCTTCTTCTAACCTGTTTAACCCCTACTTTGGAAAGAAAGTACCATCTAGCAAGATGCCCTTGAAATTCCCTTGATTGTATGTATGCTGCATCATTAAAAACACATGGTAGGATATGGAGTATTTTTAGGTAACTGATGGAGAATATACTACTTGATAGTAAATGGACAGGAAATAAACCAATAGAGTTTGtcttaactaaaaaaaaagtctaatctgaagagaaaataaggtCTAAACGGACCCTCATTTCTACAAATTCAATTTAGGAAGTAGAAGCTCCACAGTTTGTTTCTCAGTGAGCATTAAGGCAGGGaaaggattattattttattaacatgcTTCAAGCCAACACCATGGGAAAAATACAGTGTCACTTACACTCTACAAGAAGATAGGCATTTGAGGAGCAGAGTCCAGTGTCGAGTGTGTACATTCCGTTGTCAGAGGCCTCAACATCCTTGATAACAAGCTGATGGGTCAGACCGTCTGGGGTTACGGAGATCTGGTGCTTCTCACTTGCCTCAAGGGGGTGGGTTTTATGTAGCCACACAGCATCATAGCAAGGACTGCGTAGGATACACTCAAAGACAGCATTTCCCTCCTCAGGACAATGCACATCACAGAGAGGCTGCTGAAATCTCACAGGGATGgctggaatg
This genomic window contains:
- the IGFN1 gene encoding immunoglobulin-like and fibronectin type III domain-containing protein 1 isoform X9, whose translation is MTSHRTVKSYKKSSVPGVNIAQFVDKIPEGCSTPDFERKPVTLTLQEGKNAIFRAVVKGVPTPEVEWRRAKGEMDNPDKYEIFFNEVTKEYILKINKLTADDTDVYRCFAVNEYGEATCSAGLRIIQVGFKRKAQHVPAQSADELKKKLQDLRKLLRKRAPVPKQKTLDKEAIFQLLLHADKRDYEKICIKYGISDFRGMLRKLQEMRRDAESEQGELIHSIKNMEHIKINKDGTATFSLEMDLKNSNSKIYLLKDGERLRYGTGDEYRKHYLRRIGKKYNFIVNDVQPEDAGLYQVRVEDVPVFSTELDAESIPVRFQQPLCDVHCPEEGNAVFECILRSPCYDAVWLHKTHPLEASEKHQISVTPDGLTHQLVIKDVEASDNGMYTLDTGLCSSNAYLLVEYPKGKKRQDEGGEKEKSGWRKERLTDKAKKPKHGEHLSDKDHLMHAGMEKDNWYRNGQEGSQGYSTNVDEEGRIFLGKEGLRKTYRDGTMGPGQYSGAERDGESMTDDDSNIRLKILGGKKGLRPVHSQDSMTGKANTDDRAGGAVEWCSVDGRDEGMSDAVDVDMDDAEGMDSWHDKNDKVGDNSSRAGFGGIKRLGATDGSSVLDGLDPDSSRVGDKHSLYGKDDMLGRTRSGKNAAGTETAGGIRSPYSKDGLPTVAGVNGVDIKREGEVGAPYGKDGLTVDAGGHVGQAGRSGLLYGPDGLPAGDGARSGAGDGSAGEMGVLYGPDGLPLGADVDNATAGKMGGFYGKHGQSGEPGAGAGNWGRADGAGRQMGSPYQKDGLPDGAGAGGAGVGGFGGVGSPYGKDSHLAGAGVAGVGIGGAGGTGSPYGKDGLPVGMGTGAGDGGAGVGGLGGAGSPYGKDGLPAGAGVGGSGLAGAGGVGSPYGKDGLPAGAGVGGAGVGGFGGAGSPYGKDGLPAGAGTGVGGAGAGGLGGVGSPYGKDGLPVGMGPGAGGAGAGGLGGVGSPYGKDGLPAGVGGAGGGSAAGIGSPYGKDGLPAGTGAGGAGAGGLGGVGSPYGKEGLPAGAGAGTGGAGAAGLGGVGSPYGKDGLPAGAGAGAGGAGAGGLGDVGSPYGKDGLPAGAGAGGAGAGGLGGVGSPYGKDGLPSGADAGGAGADGLGGVGSPYGKDGLPAGVGGAGAGGAAGIGSPYGKDGLPAGTGVGGAGAGGLGGVGSPYGKDGLPVGMGTGAGVGGAGGGGFGGAGSPYGKDGLPAGAGVGGSGLAGQDAGLSSVQGYGGGAGGAGLSSEGRGVGGSAIQGAGSAYGKDGGSAGARAGAGGVGRLGGAGRDLHSAWGTEGMAGAVGMGGEYGPDSRPGKSARGEAGKRTAADFRGPGHRGSSQDKESGQRDSRGEDRDLGQLGSRYGTDLAVGGAGGKSHNRMGDGRKPGVFGQGSPGYDQTSDLYGGPSSINQRKQLPSLDIKTNDFLKNTESTEKRRHYRLDDLRAPRCHVNKQLIDVRVQKGEPAELSCAVNKEDVTGTWFKDGLKLTSMDGVLFEKQGLVHKLIFSKVEDIHAGKYRFEAGDIKTEASIFVEDPPQVDKVLLKNLTSVPTVAKAGEKIQIKIPFEGRLPVRATWLKDKMELADDSRIRVDKTDTYTMLSISNTERKDRGDYKVRLKNDSGILDIDLKVEVTDKPQPPAGPMKIVESSANEITIQWKSPKDDGGKPVQSYIVERQEVGKSDWVALGETPRSCTTFTTNKVERDMSYYFRVRAVNAEGTSDALESEEVKAASKATPGAPDPPEIISVSKDTITISWKTPRRTGSSRIVGYIVQKRKKGTMTWVPVNSVPIADKKLKMTDLKKGLQYEFCVAAVNASGVGDISAPSQPVFARDSTKPPGQVRDLAVTSSDSTSVTLTWKRPEAKDGNDVKGYDVEIRSSNNLDWTKCNVLPIETTTYTVKGLQNRELYFLRVRALNDCGPGEAAELEAFIEADSSVVSPRFLIDDTVKNFLIIKAGNTIRVDIPFEASPDPEVTWLKDGLLLSNRATISTKDGTSQLLIKAAELTDSGTYTIELKNGSGKRETFSFQVQVTDIPQNPGPILLQENVPNAVTVIWEPSASEKWERNLYYTVLKRESQKGVWHVVGDLIYTNKFTYTTVIPGRDYYFRVVAKNELGSSGPSETVQPWRIKKTKAEVHVRPQKYRGVNQNQPPRFLVPLKPHVVTTGSECRMSCAVAGHPPPKITWYKDSRDLSSDPAYFGTNDFGVCSLVIQGVSKADEGEYMVEAANELGRVYSRAFLAIKDSSL